In one Oreochromis aureus strain Israel breed Guangdong linkage group 2, ZZ_aureus, whole genome shotgun sequence genomic region, the following are encoded:
- the LOC120432831 gene encoding uncharacterized protein LOC120432831, whose translation MWEQGSAENIEQICIDTGHNAKPTCTTHHRRPEKSLGDMSATDNHAVSGGDRASVYYQSAVIFTLTTLRSPPINIYDAFRVSSSLKAASSPGRENHLHPASSPLSSNTGRLLGVGAVVNQECRRGSREKKAFVGNLANHKAVLSSLCVPTREGERWNKASERNKQGLKEFVKHLNALPIGCLLSKRLQWIMLAESDYSANTTC comes from the exons ATGTGGGAACAAGGGTCTGCAGAGAACATAGAACAGATTTGCATTGACACTGGGCATAATGCAAAGCCTACGTGCACAACACACCACAGACGTCCAGAAAAATCCCTGGGAGACATGTCGGCCACAGATA ATCATGCTGTTTCGGGTGGAGACCGCGCTTCAGTCTACTATCAGTCAGCTGTCATCTTTACATTG ACAACTCTGCGATCACCTCCTATAAATATTTATGACGCCTTTCGTGTGTCGTCGTCTTTAAAAGCAGCCTCGTCCCCTGGGAGAGAAAACCATCTTCATCCAGCTTCATCTCCACTTTCGTCTAACACAGGAAGACTCTTAGGTGTTGGTGCTGTTGTAAATCAG GAGTGCAGACGAGGCTCTAGAGAAAAGAAAGCATTTGTTGGAAACCTCGCAAACCACAAAGCAGTCCTTTCCAGTTTATGTGTTCCCACGAGAGAAGGTGAAAGGTGGAATAAAGCATCAGAGAGAA acaaacagggaCTCAAAGAATTTGTCAAACATCTTAATGCGCTTCCAATAGGATGTCTTCTCAGTAAAAGGCTGCAGTGGATCATGCTGGCAGA GTCGGATTATTCTGCCAATACCACCTGCTAA
- the pmt gene encoding phosphoethanolamine methyltransferase isoform X2 has protein sequence MDKVRSNMTEFWKEHSKAATVEEMMLDSRAKELTQHELPEILSMLPSLEGCKVLELGAGIGRYTKHLLTKAAHVTAVDFMESFIEKNRQENGHHSNGTFLQADVTKLDVPQNSIDFMFSNWLLMYLSDEELNSVMQKMLTWLKPGGFLFFRESCNHRSGDSKRDFNPTCYRTEAQYSHITTTVQVTEPKEGQTFGFDIVLKRRVQTYVEMKNNPNQICWLLEKVSRSSNSQNGFKTFQQFLDNQQYTKRGILRYEKMFGAGYVSTGGPSTTKEFVDLLNLKPGQKVLDVGCGIGGGDFYMAKAFGVEVLGLDLSDNMVDIAIERAKVENVPSVRFEVADATKRTFPEDSFDVIYSRDTILHIDDKLALFKHFHSWLKPGGQLLISDYCCGKKPWTPAFEAYVKQRGYVLYTPSEYGKFIQEAGFSKVRAEDRTAQFIEVIKTELQRAEAIKDEFIKEFSEEDYFAIVNGWKEKLERSNSGDQRWGLFHATRD, from the exons ATGGACAAAG TTCGTAGCAATATGACAGAGTTTTGGAAGGAGCACTCTAAGGCTGCTACAGTGGAGGAGATGATGCTGGATTCTCGTGCCAAAGAACTGACTCAGCATGAGCTGCCAGAGATCCTCTCCATGCTGCCTAGCCTGGAGGGATGCAAAGTGCTGGAGCTGGGAGCAGGAATTGG TCGTTACACCAAGCACCTGCTGACCAAGGCAGCCCATGTGACTGCTGTGGACTTCATGGAAAGTTTTATAGAGAAGAACAGGCAGGAAAATGGCCACCATAGCAATGGTACCTTCCTCCAAGCTGATGTCACAAAGCTGGATGTTCCCCAAAACAG cATTGACTTTATGTTCTCCAACTGGCTACTGATGTATTTGAGTGACGAGGAGCTGAATTCGGTTATGCAAAAAATGCTGACCTGGCTGAAGCCTGGAggctttctgtttttcagagaGTCCTGCAACCACCGGTCAG GTGACAGTAAGAGGGACTTCAACCCCACCTGCTACCGTACTGAGGCACAATATAGCCACATAACTACAACAGTGCAAGTGACGGAGCCAAAAGAGGGCCAAACGTTTGGTTTCGACATTGTCTTGAAAAGGAGAGTTCAGACCTACGTTGAG ATGAAAAACAATCCAAATCAAATCTGCTGGCTGCTAGAGAAGGTCTCTCGCTCCTCGAACAGCCAGAACGGATTCAAAACCTTCCAGCAATTCCTGGACAACCAGCAGTACACCAAACGTGGCATCCTGCGCTATGAGAAGATGTTTGGGGCTGGTTACGTCAGCACAGGAGGACCTAGCACCACCAAG GAGTTTGTGGACCTGTTGAACCTGAAGCCAGGACAGAAGGTTCTGGATGTTGGTTGCGGCATTGGTGGAGGAGACTTCTACATGGCAAAG GCATTTGGAGTGGAAGTGCTCGGCTTGGATCTGTCAGACAATATGGTGGACATTGCGATAGAGAGGGCAAAAGTAGAGAACGTTCCATCA GTGCGGTTTGAGGTTGCCGATGCTACAAAAAGGACATTTCCAGAAGATTCATTTGATGTGATCTACAGCAGAGACACAATCCTGCATATAGATGATAAACTAGCCCTCTTCAAACACTTCCAT TCATGGTTAAAGCCAGGCGGACAGTTGCTTATCAGTGACTATTGCTGTGGGAAGAAGCCCTGGACCCCAGCATTCGAGGCCTATGTGAAACAAAGAGGCTATGTCCTGTATACACCTTCAGAGTATGGCAAG TTCATTCAGGAGGCTGGTTTCAGCAAAGTTCGAGCCGAAGACCGCACAGCCCAGTTCATCGAAGTGATTAAGACAGAGCTGCAGAGAGCAGAGGCCATTAAAGATGAATTCATTAAG GAATTTTCTGAAGAGGATTATTTTGCAATAGTGAATGGATGGAAAGAAAAACTGGAACGTTCCAACAGTGGAGACCAAAGATGGGGACTTTTTCACGCTACAAGAGACTGA
- the pmt gene encoding phosphoethanolamine methyltransferase isoform X3, protein MTEFWKEHSKAATVEEMMLDSRAKELTQHELPEILSMLPSLEGCKVLELGAGIGRYTKHLLTKAAHVTAVDFMESFIEKNRQENGHHSNGTFLQADVTKLDVPQNSIDFMFSNWLLMYLSDEELNSVMQKMLTWLKPGGFLFFRESCNHRSGDSKRDFNPTCYRTEAQYSHITTTVQVTEPKEGQTFGFDIVLKRRVQTYVEMKNNPNQICWLLEKVSRSSNSQNGFKTFQQFLDNQQYTKRGILRYEKMFGAGYVSTGGPSTTKEFVDLLNLKPGQKVLDVGCGIGGGDFYMAKAFGVEVLGLDLSDNMVDIAIERAKVENVPSVRFEVADATKRTFPEDSFDVIYSRDTILHIDDKLALFKHFHSWLKPGGQLLISDYCCGKKPWTPAFEAYVKQRGYVLYTPSEYGKFIQEAGFSKVRAEDRTAQFIEVIKTELQRAEAIKDEFIKEFSEEDYFAIVNGWKEKLERSNSGDQRWGLFHATRD, encoded by the exons ATGACAGAGTTTTGGAAGGAGCACTCTAAGGCTGCTACAGTGGAGGAGATGATGCTGGATTCTCGTGCCAAAGAACTGACTCAGCATGAGCTGCCAGAGATCCTCTCCATGCTGCCTAGCCTGGAGGGATGCAAAGTGCTGGAGCTGGGAGCAGGAATTGG TCGTTACACCAAGCACCTGCTGACCAAGGCAGCCCATGTGACTGCTGTGGACTTCATGGAAAGTTTTATAGAGAAGAACAGGCAGGAAAATGGCCACCATAGCAATGGTACCTTCCTCCAAGCTGATGTCACAAAGCTGGATGTTCCCCAAAACAG cATTGACTTTATGTTCTCCAACTGGCTACTGATGTATTTGAGTGACGAGGAGCTGAATTCGGTTATGCAAAAAATGCTGACCTGGCTGAAGCCTGGAggctttctgtttttcagagaGTCCTGCAACCACCGGTCAG GTGACAGTAAGAGGGACTTCAACCCCACCTGCTACCGTACTGAGGCACAATATAGCCACATAACTACAACAGTGCAAGTGACGGAGCCAAAAGAGGGCCAAACGTTTGGTTTCGACATTGTCTTGAAAAGGAGAGTTCAGACCTACGTTGAG ATGAAAAACAATCCAAATCAAATCTGCTGGCTGCTAGAGAAGGTCTCTCGCTCCTCGAACAGCCAGAACGGATTCAAAACCTTCCAGCAATTCCTGGACAACCAGCAGTACACCAAACGTGGCATCCTGCGCTATGAGAAGATGTTTGGGGCTGGTTACGTCAGCACAGGAGGACCTAGCACCACCAAG GAGTTTGTGGACCTGTTGAACCTGAAGCCAGGACAGAAGGTTCTGGATGTTGGTTGCGGCATTGGTGGAGGAGACTTCTACATGGCAAAG GCATTTGGAGTGGAAGTGCTCGGCTTGGATCTGTCAGACAATATGGTGGACATTGCGATAGAGAGGGCAAAAGTAGAGAACGTTCCATCA GTGCGGTTTGAGGTTGCCGATGCTACAAAAAGGACATTTCCAGAAGATTCATTTGATGTGATCTACAGCAGAGACACAATCCTGCATATAGATGATAAACTAGCCCTCTTCAAACACTTCCAT TCATGGTTAAAGCCAGGCGGACAGTTGCTTATCAGTGACTATTGCTGTGGGAAGAAGCCCTGGACCCCAGCATTCGAGGCCTATGTGAAACAAAGAGGCTATGTCCTGTATACACCTTCAGAGTATGGCAAG TTCATTCAGGAGGCTGGTTTCAGCAAAGTTCGAGCCGAAGACCGCACAGCCCAGTTCATCGAAGTGATTAAGACAGAGCTGCAGAGAGCAGAGGCCATTAAAGATGAATTCATTAAG GAATTTTCTGAAGAGGATTATTTTGCAATAGTGAATGGATGGAAAGAAAAACTGGAACGTTCCAACAGTGGAGACCAAAGATGGGGACTTTTTCACGCTACAAGAGACTGA
- the pmt gene encoding phosphoethanolamine methyltransferase isoform X1, translating into MCLIVRSNMTEFWKEHSKAATVEEMMLDSRAKELTQHELPEILSMLPSLEGCKVLELGAGIGRYTKHLLTKAAHVTAVDFMESFIEKNRQENGHHSNGTFLQADVTKLDVPQNSIDFMFSNWLLMYLSDEELNSVMQKMLTWLKPGGFLFFRESCNHRSGDSKRDFNPTCYRTEAQYSHITTTVQVTEPKEGQTFGFDIVLKRRVQTYVEMKNNPNQICWLLEKVSRSSNSQNGFKTFQQFLDNQQYTKRGILRYEKMFGAGYVSTGGPSTTKEFVDLLNLKPGQKVLDVGCGIGGGDFYMAKAFGVEVLGLDLSDNMVDIAIERAKVENVPSVRFEVADATKRTFPEDSFDVIYSRDTILHIDDKLALFKHFHSWLKPGGQLLISDYCCGKKPWTPAFEAYVKQRGYVLYTPSEYGKFIQEAGFSKVRAEDRTAQFIEVIKTELQRAEAIKDEFIKEFSEEDYFAIVNGWKEKLERSNSGDQRWGLFHATRD; encoded by the exons ATGTGCTTGATAGTTCGTAGCAATATGACAGAGTTTTGGAAGGAGCACTCTAAGGCTGCTACAGTGGAGGAGATGATGCTGGATTCTCGTGCCAAAGAACTGACTCAGCATGAGCTGCCAGAGATCCTCTCCATGCTGCCTAGCCTGGAGGGATGCAAAGTGCTGGAGCTGGGAGCAGGAATTGG TCGTTACACCAAGCACCTGCTGACCAAGGCAGCCCATGTGACTGCTGTGGACTTCATGGAAAGTTTTATAGAGAAGAACAGGCAGGAAAATGGCCACCATAGCAATGGTACCTTCCTCCAAGCTGATGTCACAAAGCTGGATGTTCCCCAAAACAG cATTGACTTTATGTTCTCCAACTGGCTACTGATGTATTTGAGTGACGAGGAGCTGAATTCGGTTATGCAAAAAATGCTGACCTGGCTGAAGCCTGGAggctttctgtttttcagagaGTCCTGCAACCACCGGTCAG GTGACAGTAAGAGGGACTTCAACCCCACCTGCTACCGTACTGAGGCACAATATAGCCACATAACTACAACAGTGCAAGTGACGGAGCCAAAAGAGGGCCAAACGTTTGGTTTCGACATTGTCTTGAAAAGGAGAGTTCAGACCTACGTTGAG ATGAAAAACAATCCAAATCAAATCTGCTGGCTGCTAGAGAAGGTCTCTCGCTCCTCGAACAGCCAGAACGGATTCAAAACCTTCCAGCAATTCCTGGACAACCAGCAGTACACCAAACGTGGCATCCTGCGCTATGAGAAGATGTTTGGGGCTGGTTACGTCAGCACAGGAGGACCTAGCACCACCAAG GAGTTTGTGGACCTGTTGAACCTGAAGCCAGGACAGAAGGTTCTGGATGTTGGTTGCGGCATTGGTGGAGGAGACTTCTACATGGCAAAG GCATTTGGAGTGGAAGTGCTCGGCTTGGATCTGTCAGACAATATGGTGGACATTGCGATAGAGAGGGCAAAAGTAGAGAACGTTCCATCA GTGCGGTTTGAGGTTGCCGATGCTACAAAAAGGACATTTCCAGAAGATTCATTTGATGTGATCTACAGCAGAGACACAATCCTGCATATAGATGATAAACTAGCCCTCTTCAAACACTTCCAT TCATGGTTAAAGCCAGGCGGACAGTTGCTTATCAGTGACTATTGCTGTGGGAAGAAGCCCTGGACCCCAGCATTCGAGGCCTATGTGAAACAAAGAGGCTATGTCCTGTATACACCTTCAGAGTATGGCAAG TTCATTCAGGAGGCTGGTTTCAGCAAAGTTCGAGCCGAAGACCGCACAGCCCAGTTCATCGAAGTGATTAAGACAGAGCTGCAGAGAGCAGAGGCCATTAAAGATGAATTCATTAAG GAATTTTCTGAAGAGGATTATTTTGCAATAGTGAATGGATGGAAAGAAAAACTGGAACGTTCCAACAGTGGAGACCAAAGATGGGGACTTTTTCACGCTACAAGAGACTGA